A window of the Glaciimonas sp. CA11.2 genome harbors these coding sequences:
- a CDS encoding HPr family phosphocarrier protein codes for MIQKNIEIVNKLGLHARASAKFTQLASKFKCEVWISRNNRRVNAKSIMGVMMLAAGKGSTVLLEAEGSDEKECFDALNQLIEDKFGEGE; via the coding sequence ATGATTCAAAAAAATATCGAAATCGTCAACAAATTAGGTCTTCATGCCCGTGCATCGGCTAAATTCACCCAACTTGCCAGCAAATTCAAATGTGAAGTCTGGATTTCGCGCAACAATCGCCGTGTCAATGCGAAGTCAATCATGGGCGTCATGATGTTGGCAGCAGGCAAAGGCAGCACCGTGTTGTTGGAAGCCGAAGGTTCAGACGAAAAAGAGTGTTTTGATGCACTCAATCAGCTCATCGAAGACAAGTTTGGCGAAGGCGAATAA
- a CDS encoding PTS fructose transporter subunit IIA, protein MVGILLLTHSPLGQAFVSAVSHVFRQVPERFEAIDVIADQNPADVKLLAKQAVDRLDDGSGVLVITDVMGGTPSNCTLPLCSGAQTQVIAGISLPMLLRALTYRNDTLDVVAEMALAGGQGGAVRVDNRVRVSQ, encoded by the coding sequence ATGGTTGGCATTCTCCTATTAACGCATTCGCCGCTTGGTCAGGCCTTCGTTTCTGCCGTGTCGCATGTTTTCCGTCAGGTGCCGGAACGGTTCGAGGCAATTGATGTCATCGCGGATCAAAATCCGGCCGATGTTAAATTATTGGCGAAACAAGCCGTGGACCGTTTGGACGATGGATCTGGCGTGCTGGTGATTACCGATGTGATGGGCGGTACGCCATCAAACTGCACGTTGCCATTATGCAGTGGCGCGCAAACTCAGGTAATTGCAGGAATCAGTTTGCCGATGCTGTTGCGCGCACTCACCTATCGTAATGACACACTCGATGTGGTGGCAGAGATGGCGCTTGCTGGCGGCCAGGGTGGCGCTGTGCGGGTCGACAATCGGGTTCGCGTTTCACAATAA
- the gshB gene encoding glutathione synthase, with protein MKIAFLADPLDSFKIYKDTTYAMMVEAAKRGHTIYAFEQQDMALESGIVTANVARVTLTGDNKDWYRAAAPSAMFLSEFDAILLRKDPPFDMEYIYTTYLLELAEKQGAKVFNKPQAIRDHNEKLAIAQFPQFISPTLVTRDSARLRAFHEEHQDVILKPLDGMGGAGIFRVKSDGLNLGSIIETLTNNGRQTIMIQRFIPEIVAGDKRVLVIGGEVVPFTLARIPQGSEVRGNLAAGGLGVAQPLTAREREIGETLGPILVKRGLLLVGLDVIGNYLTEVNVTSPTCFQEIMQQAGFNVAEMFINALEAAVQAKA; from the coding sequence ATGAAAATTGCTTTCCTCGCCGACCCGCTCGACAGTTTTAAGATTTACAAAGATACGACGTACGCCATGATGGTCGAGGCCGCAAAACGCGGTCACACAATCTATGCCTTTGAACAACAAGACATGGCGCTGGAAAGCGGCATCGTCACAGCCAATGTTGCACGTGTGACGCTCACTGGCGACAACAAGGATTGGTATCGGGCAGCCGCGCCAAGCGCGATGTTTCTGTCTGAATTCGACGCCATTTTGTTGCGCAAAGACCCACCATTCGACATGGAATACATCTACACCACGTATTTGTTGGAGCTGGCTGAAAAACAAGGCGCAAAGGTCTTTAACAAACCGCAGGCGATTCGCGATCACAACGAAAAACTGGCGATAGCGCAATTCCCGCAGTTTATTTCACCTACTTTGGTAACGCGAGATTCCGCACGCTTGCGCGCCTTTCACGAAGAGCATCAGGACGTCATCCTCAAACCATTAGATGGTATGGGCGGCGCTGGTATTTTCCGCGTCAAGTCCGACGGCTTGAATCTTGGCTCCATTATTGAAACATTGACCAATAATGGACGTCAAACCATCATGATCCAACGCTTTATTCCGGAAATAGTCGCCGGCGACAAGCGCGTCTTGGTTATCGGCGGTGAGGTCGTACCCTTCACGTTGGCACGCATTCCGCAAGGGAGTGAAGTCCGCGGCAATCTCGCAGCTGGTGGTTTGGGCGTCGCCCAGCCCCTGACAGCGCGTGAACGCGAAATAGGTGAAACGCTAGGGCCAATACTCGTCAAACGTGGTCTGTTACTGGTAGGATTAGATGTAATTGGCAATTATTTAACAGAAGTGAATGTCACTAGTCCGACTTGCTTTCAGGAAATTATGCAGCAGGCTGGTTTTAACGTGGCAGAGATGTTTATTAACGCGCTGGAAGCAGCTGTTCAGGCTAAAGCTTAA
- the gshA gene encoding glutamate--cysteine ligase, with translation MVPHLVTALNGPLLDLEKKILAATPAIERWFRMEWQEHTPPFYCSVDLRNSGFKLAPVDTNLFPGGFNNLSPEMLPLAVQAAMAAIEKYCPDAKNLLLLPELHTRNTFYLQNVARLMQIFRQTGLNVRLGSLAEDVTEPVTIELPDGTTVTLEPLERSHNGRRLGLKNFDPCTILLNNDLSSGIPSILENLNEQTLLPPLHAGWTMRRKSSHFSSYDDVVKKFAKLVDVDPWMLNPFFTKCDQVNFQEQASEEALTSSVSSLLSKIRKKYKEYGIKEKPFVIVKADAGTHGMGVTSVTDAGQVKELSLKQRNKIADGGQAIYDVVIQEGVHTFEHINDAVAEPVVYMIDRYVVGGFYRVHAERGINENLNAPGAHYVPLAFAQQHALPDLLAKPGTTAPNRFYMYGVVARLALLAASLEMEKTDPNPEIY, from the coding sequence ATGGTTCCGCACCTCGTCACTGCCCTTAACGGCCCGTTACTCGATCTCGAAAAGAAAATTCTCGCCGCCACTCCGGCGATTGAACGCTGGTTTCGGATGGAATGGCAGGAGCACACGCCACCGTTTTACTGCTCGGTCGATTTGCGTAATTCGGGCTTCAAACTAGCCCCGGTAGACACCAACCTGTTTCCTGGTGGATTTAACAATCTATCGCCGGAAATGTTGCCGCTAGCGGTGCAGGCTGCGATGGCTGCGATTGAAAAATATTGTCCTGATGCAAAGAATTTGTTGTTATTGCCCGAGTTGCATACTCGCAACACTTTCTATTTGCAGAACGTTGCACGCCTCATGCAAATTTTCCGGCAAACCGGCTTAAATGTCCGACTAGGTTCTTTAGCCGAAGATGTTACCGAGCCGGTCACCATAGAGTTGCCAGATGGCACAACCGTGACGTTAGAGCCGCTGGAACGCTCGCATAACGGACGCCGTCTGGGTTTGAAAAACTTCGATCCATGTACGATTTTGCTTAACAACGATTTATCGTCAGGCATTCCATCAATTCTGGAGAATCTGAACGAGCAGACTTTGTTGCCACCTTTGCATGCTGGTTGGACGATGCGCCGCAAAAGCAGCCATTTTTCCTCTTACGATGACGTGGTCAAAAAATTTGCAAAACTGGTTGATGTCGACCCCTGGATGCTCAATCCATTTTTCACCAAATGCGATCAGGTTAACTTTCAGGAACAGGCCAGTGAAGAGGCTTTGACCTCGAGCGTTAGTTCCTTGCTATCCAAGATCCGCAAAAAATATAAGGAATACGGCATTAAGGAAAAGCCGTTCGTGATCGTGAAAGCCGATGCAGGAACGCACGGCATGGGCGTGACAAGCGTCACCGATGCCGGTCAGGTAAAAGAACTTAGCCTGAAGCAACGCAACAAAATAGCCGATGGCGGTCAGGCAATCTACGATGTCGTGATTCAAGAAGGTGTTCATACCTTTGAACACATCAATGATGCCGTTGCAGAACCTGTGGTCTACATGATAGATCGATATGTGGTCGGCGGTTTTTACCGGGTACACGCTGAGCGCGGGATCAATGAAAATCTAAACGCTCCCGGCGCACATTACGTACCGTTAGCGTTTGCACAACAGCACGCATTACCTGATTTGCTTGCAAAACCGGGGACGACCGCGCCGAACCGTTTTTACATGTATGGCGTAGTGGCCCGACTGGCGTTACTGGCAGCGTCACTGGAAATGGAAAAAACAGATCCGAATCCTGAAATCTACTAA
- the amt gene encoding ammonium transporter: MNIKRFFATFLAFCALMLAVGFMLPASAADDASTSASAAASATSTAVIAAPAPAVVAPAAAATGALATAAAPAVPAPAVPNKGDTAWLLVCTAFVILMTLPGLGLFYGGLVRSKNMLSVLMQCFTIFSLVIVLWIVYGYSLAFTEGNDFIGGMSRLFLNGMTPDSLAATFSKGVVLPEFAFVVFQGAFAAITCALVIGAFAERAKFSAILAFTVLWFTFSYLPIAHMVWYWPGPDGFTDAAAAAKASATAGWLFQKGALDYAGGTVVHINAAVAGLVGAYVIGKRVGYGKEAFKPHSLTLTMVGASLLWFGWFGFNAGSGLEANGGAALAFINTLVATAGAVLTWSLGEWVGKGKPSMLGGASGAVAGLVVITPAAGFVGVGGALVMGLIAGFACLWGVTGLKKLLGADDSLDVFGVHGVGGILGALLTGVFAAPSLGGVGIYDYVTNAVAPDYSISGQLWIQLQGVLTTVIWSGVVAFIAFKLVDIVIGLRVTEEEEREGLDISSHGESAYHG, from the coding sequence ATGAACATCAAGAGATTTTTCGCCACGTTTTTGGCGTTTTGCGCACTCATGCTCGCAGTCGGCTTTATGCTGCCAGCCTCTGCTGCCGATGACGCTTCGACGTCGGCCTCAGCTGCGGCCAGCGCTACCAGCACTGCAGTAATTGCCGCGCCTGCTCCTGCAGTCGTCGCGCCTGCGGCTGCCGCAACTGGCGCACTTGCTACTGCTGCCGCTCCTGCCGTACCTGCTCCAGCCGTGCCTAACAAGGGCGACACTGCGTGGCTACTTGTATGTACCGCTTTTGTGATTTTAATGACATTGCCAGGCCTCGGCCTGTTCTACGGCGGCTTGGTTCGCAGCAAGAACATGTTGTCGGTTCTGATGCAATGTTTCACCATCTTCTCGCTGGTGATTGTTCTGTGGATCGTCTATGGCTATAGTCTCGCATTTACCGAAGGTAATGACTTCATTGGCGGCATGAGCCGGTTGTTCCTCAATGGAATGACACCAGACTCATTGGCGGCAACATTCAGCAAAGGCGTTGTATTGCCAGAGTTTGCCTTCGTCGTATTTCAAGGTGCTTTCGCTGCGATTACCTGCGCATTGGTCATCGGCGCATTTGCTGAACGTGCCAAATTCTCCGCCATCCTCGCGTTCACCGTGTTGTGGTTCACTTTTTCGTACTTGCCAATTGCCCATATGGTTTGGTATTGGCCTGGTCCTGATGGCTTCACTGATGCTGCTGCAGCAGCAAAAGCGTCGGCGACTGCTGGTTGGTTGTTCCAAAAAGGTGCGTTGGATTATGCGGGTGGTACGGTTGTTCATATCAACGCAGCGGTTGCCGGTCTGGTCGGTGCGTATGTTATCGGCAAACGCGTAGGCTACGGCAAAGAAGCTTTCAAGCCACATAGCCTGACATTGACCATGGTTGGTGCTTCATTGCTGTGGTTTGGTTGGTTTGGTTTCAACGCCGGTTCCGGTCTGGAAGCAAATGGCGGCGCAGCATTGGCCTTCATCAACACGCTGGTCGCAACGGCTGGTGCAGTATTGACATGGAGTTTGGGTGAGTGGGTTGGCAAGGGTAAGCCTTCCATGTTGGGCGGCGCATCTGGCGCGGTTGCCGGTTTGGTTGTCATTACTCCTGCCGCTGGTTTCGTCGGTGTTGGCGGTGCGTTGGTGATGGGCTTGATTGCTGGTTTTGCTTGCTTGTGGGGCGTAACTGGCCTGAAGAAACTCCTCGGCGCTGATGACTCACTAGACGTATTCGGTGTGCATGGCGTAGGTGGTATTCTAGGTGCACTGCTCACCGGTGTGTTCGCTGCGCCTAGCCTTGGTGGTGTTGGTATTTACGACTATGTCACCAACGCTGTTGCTCCTGACTATTCGATTAGCGGTCAGCTCTGGATTCAACTGCAAGGCGTGTTGACTACAGTGATCTGGTCCGGCGTGGTGGCATTTATCGCCTTCAAACTGGTCGACATCGTGATCGGTCTGCGTGTTACAGAAGAAGAAGAACGCGAAGGTCTGGATATTTCCAGCCACGGCGAGTCTGCTTATCACGGTTAA
- a CDS encoding P-II family nitrogen regulator: protein MKLITAIIKPFKLDEVREALSAIGVQGITVTEVKGFGRQKGHTELYRGAEYVVDFLPKTKIEAAVDDSILERAVEAIETAARTGKIGDGKIFVLDLQEVIRIRTGETGKDAI from the coding sequence ATGAAACTGATCACTGCGATTATCAAACCATTCAAACTTGATGAAGTCCGTGAGGCACTGTCCGCCATTGGCGTACAAGGCATTACCGTCACGGAAGTAAAAGGTTTTGGACGCCAGAAAGGCCATACCGAGTTGTACCGCGGTGCAGAATATGTCGTCGATTTTTTGCCAAAAACAAAAATCGAAGCAGCTGTTGATGACAGTATTCTAGAGCGTGCAGTTGAGGCGATCGAAACGGCAGCACGTACCGGCAAAATCGGTGACGGCAAAATATTCGTTCTCGATCTGCAAGAAGTTATTCGTATTCGTACCGGTGAAACCGGCAAAGATGCAATCTAA
- a CDS encoding TorF family putative porin: MKKLTYKLILATAVATTLVAGFAYADDAPVVAPAAAEPVPDNQVAYNIGLVNDYRFRGISQSRFDAAVQGGVDYTNNPTGLYAGTWLSNIKWIKDSVNAGGFNGKGNIEWDLYAGKRGDLPAGFTYDVGGLYYYYPGNNYSLIGKNANTFELYGQLGYGPAYFKYSHALTNLFGTVNSKNSAYYDLGANFDVASGVTLGLHFGHQTVENFSFASYNDWKVGVTKTFDSLYGVTLGAAFVGTDAKNGAYVSPNGKNLGKNGLVFSLAKTF; the protein is encoded by the coding sequence ATGAAAAAGCTGACTTATAAGCTGATACTTGCCACAGCAGTAGCGACAACACTGGTTGCCGGTTTTGCTTACGCCGACGACGCTCCAGTTGTAGCACCGGCCGCAGCCGAACCGGTACCTGATAATCAAGTTGCTTATAACATCGGCTTGGTAAATGACTACCGCTTCCGCGGCATATCACAAAGTCGCTTTGATGCCGCCGTTCAAGGTGGCGTCGATTACACAAATAACCCAACCGGCCTTTATGCCGGAACCTGGTTATCAAACATCAAATGGATTAAAGACTCAGTAAATGCTGGCGGTTTTAATGGCAAAGGCAATATTGAGTGGGATCTCTATGCAGGTAAGCGCGGCGATCTTCCAGCCGGTTTCACGTATGACGTCGGCGGTCTGTATTACTACTATCCCGGTAACAACTACAGTCTTATTGGCAAAAATGCCAATACTTTCGAACTGTACGGTCAACTTGGTTACGGTCCAGCTTACTTCAAATATTCGCATGCGCTGACTAACTTGTTCGGCACAGTCAACAGCAAGAACAGCGCTTATTACGATCTGGGTGCCAATTTTGATGTTGCTTCCGGTGTCACGCTGGGTCTGCATTTTGGCCATCAAACAGTCGAAAACTTTAGCTTTGCCAGTTATAACGATTGGAAAGTTGGCGTCACTAAAACCTTTGACAGCCTATATGGCGTTACTCTAGGCGCTGCTTTCGTCGGAACTGATGCCAAGAACGGCGCATATGTCAGCCCTAACGGCAAAAATCTCGGCAAAAACGGCCTGGTCTTCTCTCTCGCAAAAACTTTCTAA
- a CDS encoding GNAT family protein codes for MSLENAAHIEGLLPGWQPARVPPGVVLEGQNVLLVPLDVKRYAEALYSVATGDGADVGQWDYLAVGPFEDQISFTSWLSECEKTRDPLFFVVTDRQTGAAQGIVSYLGIAPEHGSIEIGHIWFSAAMQQSSKGTETIYLLAQHAFDDLGYRRIEWKCDTRNQRSQQAALRFGFTPEGIFRQHRVNKGRNRDTAWFSLIDHEWPLQRAAFELWLNGTNFDANARQIQSLGEIRANLLNGGSDKSV; via the coding sequence ATGTCTCTCGAAAACGCCGCACATATAGAAGGTTTGCTGCCGGGCTGGCAGCCTGCGCGGGTTCCACCTGGTGTTGTGCTGGAGGGGCAAAATGTGTTGTTAGTACCGCTTGATGTTAAACGCTATGCGGAGGCTTTATATAGTGTGGCGACCGGTGATGGCGCGGATGTCGGTCAATGGGATTATCTGGCGGTCGGACCTTTCGAAGATCAGATCAGTTTTACGAGTTGGCTGAGCGAATGCGAAAAAACCAGAGATCCCCTATTCTTTGTCGTTACTGATAGGCAAACCGGTGCGGCACAGGGCATTGTGAGTTATCTAGGTATCGCGCCAGAACATGGATCCATTGAAATTGGGCACATTTGGTTTAGTGCTGCTATGCAACAGTCCAGCAAGGGTACTGAAACGATTTATCTTTTAGCGCAGCATGCGTTCGACGATCTCGGTTATCGACGTATTGAATGGAAATGCGACACGCGTAACCAGCGGTCGCAACAGGCGGCGCTGCGTTTTGGTTTTACGCCCGAAGGCATTTTCCGCCAACATCGCGTCAACAAGGGGCGAAATCGCGACACTGCCTGGTTTTCGCTCATAGATCACGAGTGGCCGCTTCAACGTGCTGCTTTTGAGCTTTGGTTAAATGGGACAAACTTTGATGCAAATGCGCGGCAGATACAGTCATTGGGCGAGATTCGCGCCAACTTGTTGAATGGCGGATCGGATAAGTCGGTCTGA
- a CDS encoding accessory factor UbiK family protein produces MSKPTFFEDMQSKINKAIENSPAKDVEKNVKAMLSSGFSKLDLVTREEFDVQAQVLATTREKLELLEARVTELEAQLKRP; encoded by the coding sequence ATGAGTAAGCCGACTTTTTTTGAAGATATGCAGTCGAAAATTAATAAGGCAATTGAAAACTCGCCAGCGAAAGACGTTGAAAAAAACGTCAAGGCGATGTTGAGCAGCGGCTTTTCAAAGCTTGACCTCGTTACCCGTGAAGAGTTTGATGTGCAAGCGCAAGTGTTGGCAACGACGCGCGAAAAACTGGAACTGTTAGAGGCGCGCGTCACTGAGCTTGAAGCACAACTGAAGCGTCCATGA
- a CDS encoding YifB family Mg chelatase-like AAA ATPase, producing the protein MTLAVLKSRALAGMQAPEVTVEVHLANGLPSFTIVGLPETEVKESKDRVRAALQNACFEFPSRRITVNLAPADLPKESGRFDLPIALGILAASGQMPADQLGHYEFAGELSLSGELRPIRGALAMTFAMMTTSATAAISDNADSNREPPPKKQRAFILPRQNADEAALVTDAAIYPADSLLHVCAHFSAKDAEGRLTRHIAAPQIRTPHYLDFSDVKGQLQAKRALEVAAAGGHSALLIGPPGTGKSMLATRFAGILPPMTDQEALESAAVQSLTSGFSSSSWKVRPYRAPHHTASGVALVGGGGTPRPGEISLAHRGVLFLDELPEFDRRVLEVLREPLESGRITISRAARQADFPACFQLIAAMNPCPCGYLGHISNKCRCTPDNIARYQDKISGPLLDRIDMQIQVGSLRHDELKKQADGESSSKIADRVAQAHAIQLARQGKGNNALSTNDIDAFCKADAAGEQLLQTAMTRLNWSARGYHRVLKIARTIADLAACENIAQAHVAEAIQYRRALREK; encoded by the coding sequence ATGACGTTGGCAGTATTGAAAAGTCGGGCGCTTGCAGGAATGCAAGCCCCGGAAGTCACGGTTGAAGTACATCTTGCGAACGGATTGCCGTCCTTTACCATCGTTGGTTTACCGGAAACCGAGGTCAAGGAATCCAAAGATCGGGTACGTGCGGCCCTTCAAAACGCTTGTTTTGAATTTCCCTCGCGCAGGATAACCGTCAATCTTGCACCGGCGGATTTACCTAAAGAATCAGGTCGTTTCGATTTGCCCATTGCACTAGGCATTTTGGCTGCGTCTGGTCAAATGCCCGCGGATCAACTCGGTCATTACGAATTTGCTGGCGAGCTCTCGCTCTCGGGCGAACTGCGCCCAATTCGCGGTGCGCTGGCGATGACGTTTGCGATGATGACAACCAGCGCGACCGCCGCGATTTCTGACAATGCCGATAGCAATCGAGAGCCACCCCCAAAAAAACAGCGCGCATTTATCTTGCCGCGCCAAAATGCTGACGAGGCCGCCCTGGTCACAGATGCCGCGATTTATCCGGCGGATTCGTTGTTGCATGTCTGTGCGCATTTTTCAGCAAAAGACGCTGAAGGAAGACTAACCCGGCATATCGCCGCGCCGCAGATACGCACGCCGCACTATCTTGATTTCAGCGATGTAAAAGGCCAACTCCAAGCCAAGCGCGCGCTTGAAGTCGCTGCTGCTGGCGGTCATAGCGCGCTGTTAATCGGTCCTCCCGGTACCGGAAAGTCCATGCTGGCCACGCGCTTTGCCGGTATTTTGCCGCCGATGACCGATCAGGAAGCGTTGGAATCAGCAGCCGTGCAATCGTTGACCAGTGGTTTTTCCAGCAGCAGTTGGAAGGTGCGGCCGTATCGTGCGCCGCATCACACGGCGTCTGGCGTGGCGCTGGTTGGTGGTGGTGGTACGCCGCGTCCCGGGGAGATTTCGCTGGCCCATCGTGGCGTATTGTTTTTGGATGAGCTTCCCGAGTTTGACCGGCGGGTTTTAGAGGTTTTACGTGAACCGCTGGAGTCTGGACGCATCACCATTTCCCGCGCTGCCCGTCAGGCGGATTTTCCCGCATGTTTTCAACTAATCGCTGCCATGAATCCCTGTCCGTGCGGTTATCTTGGCCATATATCAAATAAGTGTCGCTGCACGCCTGACAATATCGCGCGATATCAGGACAAAATTTCTGGCCCTTTACTGGACCGGATTGATATGCAGATTCAGGTCGGATCACTACGGCACGATGAGTTAAAAAAACAAGCCGATGGCGAATCGTCGAGCAAGATCGCAGACCGTGTTGCGCAAGCCCATGCGATACAACTGGCGCGACAAGGGAAGGGTAATAATGCGCTGTCGACCAATGATATCGATGCTTTTTGCAAAGCAGATGCAGCGGGCGAACAATTACTGCAAACCGCGATGACGCGTCTTAATTGGTCGGCGCGTGGCTATCATCGCGTGCTAAAAATTGCGCGTACGATTGCGGATCTGGCGGCCTGCGAAAACATCGCGCAAGCGCACGTGGCGGAAGCGATCCAGTATCGTCGGGCGTTGCGAGAGAAATAG
- a CDS encoding tRNA-uridine aminocarboxypropyltransferase, producing MHAIETTKKRMRCAQCARPQSHCLCGLIPRIESRTRILLLQHPSEANHALNTARLAALGLVNAELLIGEVFPKLPALISQAEYQTCLLFPSDDAQPLVYTEDTLASQPLLIVVLDGTWRKARKLLHVNPALATLPRFVLPAGLQSRYRVRKTPAPGMVSTLEAIVCALNVIEAPRNFDALLTPFEALIDQQITAMGPQTYMRNHGSINQPD from the coding sequence ATGCATGCCATTGAGACCACGAAAAAACGGATGCGATGCGCGCAGTGCGCGCGCCCGCAAAGTCACTGCCTATGCGGATTGATTCCGCGCATCGAAAGTCGCACGCGGATATTGCTTCTGCAACATCCCAGTGAGGCAAACCACGCCTTGAACACAGCTCGTCTGGCAGCGCTGGGATTGGTGAACGCAGAACTTCTTATCGGTGAAGTATTTCCGAAATTGCCAGCGCTAATCTCTCAAGCGGAATATCAGACTTGCCTGTTATTCCCCAGCGACGATGCGCAACCGCTTGTCTACACAGAAGACACACTTGCATCCCAACCATTGTTAATCGTCGTTTTAGATGGTACCTGGCGAAAGGCACGCAAGCTGCTGCACGTTAATCCCGCGCTAGCCACCTTGCCGCGCTTCGTTCTGCCAGCCGGTTTGCAGTCGCGCTATCGCGTCCGTAAAACACCCGCGCCCGGCATGGTTTCGACACTAGAAGCAATTGTTTGTGCGCTCAATGTCATAGAAGCACCGCGCAATTTTGACGCGCTACTTACTCCTTTTGAAGCGTTAATCGATCAGCAAATCACCGCAATGGGACCACAAACCTACATGCGTAATCACGGTTCTATTAACCAACCGGATTAA
- a CDS encoding DUF3567 domain-containing protein, translated as MNLIYNSDQYSVVEFGADEHREALRFGGYEIVDKSFKREIFIAGALAEFFRQGVEELIASEPTIEDIDAFLGNYDALMSQPVTLQ; from the coding sequence ATGAACCTGATCTACAACAGTGACCAATACAGCGTCGTCGAATTCGGGGCAGATGAGCATCGGGAAGCGTTACGCTTTGGCGGTTACGAAATTGTCGATAAGTCATTTAAACGTGAAATTTTTATTGCAGGAGCCTTGGCAGAATTCTTTCGTCAAGGCGTGGAAGAACTAATCGCCTCCGAGCCAACTATCGAAGATATCGATGCTTTCCTTGGTAATTACGATGCTTTAATGAGTCAGCCGGTCACTTTGCAATAA